In Candidatus Dependentiae bacterium, the following proteins share a genomic window:
- a CDS encoding glycosyltransferase family 2 protein, whose amino-acid sequence MERFFFTFFLFFVSTFMCASIDKHFIVVTASYNNVDWYKKNLLSIFNQEYDNWSLIYIDDCSVDGTGEFVEQFVSQNNMYHKVNIIHNMKRMGHCYNQYHAIQQCPDDAIIVIVDGDDWLAHDGVFSYLNKVYQDDVWITYGQFQYYKRGARGCSRQIPNYVIEQNGIRDYGPWVTSHLRTFYAGLYKKIKHEHLMLNGNYLSMSVDAATMIPMIEMAGWHSKFIPDILYMYNDINSLSFFHDRREQQRIILNTIRGYAKYEPLQKLFH is encoded by the coding sequence ATGGAAAGGTTTTTTTTTACCTTTTTTTTATTTTTTGTGTCCACTTTTATGTGCGCGTCTATCGACAAACATTTTATTGTGGTAACTGCTTCATATAACAATGTTGATTGGTATAAAAAAAATCTGTTATCTATATTCAATCAAGAATATGACAATTGGTCTTTGATCTATATTGATGATTGTTCTGTTGATGGAACAGGCGAGTTTGTTGAGCAGTTTGTGAGCCAGAATAACATGTATCATAAAGTTAACATTATACATAATATGAAGCGTATGGGGCATTGTTATAATCAGTATCACGCAATTCAACAATGCCCGGACGATGCAATTATTGTTATAGTTGATGGTGATGATTGGTTGGCGCATGATGGCGTGTTTTCGTATCTGAATAAAGTGTATCAAGATGATGTTTGGATAACCTATGGGCAATTTCAATATTATAAACGTGGTGCTCGTGGGTGTAGTCGTCAAATTCCGAATTATGTCATTGAGCAAAATGGTATTCGTGACTATGGGCCATGGGTGACATCGCATTTACGGACATTTTATGCAGGCTTGTATAAAAAAATTAAGCATGAGCATCTTATGTTGAATGGGAATTATTTGTCTATGAGTGTTGATGCTGCAACTATGATTCCCATGATTGAGATGGCAGGATGGCACTCAAAGTTTATCCCGGATATTTTATATATGTATAATGATATCAATAGCTTAAGTTTTTTTCATGATCGGCGCGAGCAGCAGCGGATTATTTTAAATACGATTCGAGGATATGCAAAGTATGAGCCATTACAAAAGTTGTTTCATTAA
- a CDS encoding glycosyltransferase family A protein, whose protein sequence is MKNYITIVTLFFCSALYTQAEKHITVIIPSYNNASCYNKNLDSVFSQNYHNYNIIYIDDASPDGTGNLVTSYIQHHPLRKKIKLIKNQYNRKALANIYKTVHMCNDNDLIVILDGDDWFAHNNALTFINNLFFNNDIWLAYGQYINVPEQLAKQQNIPVFGYAKPTPEHLIESGDYRNHPGWYWSGLRMFYAGLFKQIQFKDFILPYNPFKGKFFPTSYDGAIMYPMLEMCSTHFAHIPEILLHRNIDTPLNDFKVNRNLQRLCGKALRTFKPYSQLKEIPQKDNNATAELIIIPNGNNDMRTVLGKIKSNDFAQMHILHTPTRKNLPAYLAMKRSYQLKPITPQKNIMQHVRDICSKSTCSHILIADNSLTKFSVPTALKLLEQLPADMLLCDNEHIDRSVPIKNLPLEHLDDTIYGFCTEYYPIEELHHISGLYRKDFLQTCLDKAQNIHELKTLINDYLNAQNNVVLCTL, encoded by the coding sequence ATGAAAAACTATATAACAATTGTCACACTGTTTTTTTGCAGTGCCTTATATACACAAGCAGAAAAGCATATCACTGTTATTATTCCATCGTATAATAACGCCAGCTGCTATAATAAAAATTTAGATTCTGTCTTTTCACAAAATTATCATAACTACAATATAATCTACATTGATGATGCTTCGCCTGACGGGACAGGCAATCTGGTTACATCATATATACAACATCATCCCTTGCGTAAAAAAATAAAACTGATTAAAAACCAATATAACCGCAAAGCATTAGCAAATATATATAAGACGGTCCACATGTGCAATGACAATGACCTAATAGTAATTCTTGATGGAGATGATTGGTTTGCACATAATAATGCATTAACCTTCATTAATAATCTTTTTTTTAATAATGACATTTGGCTTGCTTATGGACAATATATCAATGTTCCTGAACAACTAGCTAAACAACAAAATATCCCGGTATTCGGCTATGCAAAGCCTACACCCGAACACCTGATAGAATCTGGAGACTATAGAAATCATCCAGGTTGGTATTGGTCAGGTCTGCGCATGTTTTACGCCGGACTATTCAAGCAAATTCAATTCAAAGATTTTATTTTGCCATACAATCCATTTAAAGGGAAGTTCTTTCCTACAAGCTATGATGGCGCAATTATGTATCCAATGCTTGAAATGTGTAGCACCCACTTTGCACATATTCCTGAAATACTATTGCATCGCAATATAGATACTCCACTCAATGATTTCAAAGTTAATCGAAACTTACAACGTTTATGTGGCAAAGCTTTGCGCACATTCAAACCATACAGTCAATTAAAAGAAATTCCACAGAAAGATAACAATGCAACTGCAGAGCTTATTATTATACCAAATGGAAATAATGACATGCGTACTGTACTAGGAAAAATAAAATCAAATGATTTTGCACAAATGCATATTCTACATACACCAACAAGAAAAAATCTACCCGCTTATTTGGCAATGAAACGCAGTTATCAACTGAAACCAATAACACCACAAAAAAATATCATGCAACATGTACGTGATATATGCTCAAAAAGTACATGTTCACATATTTTAATTGCAGACAATAGTTTAACCAAGTTTTCAGTGCCAACTGCATTAAAACTACTCGAGCAACTTCCTGCTGATATGCTCTTATGTGATAATGAACATATCGACAGATCAGTACCCATTAAAAATTTGCCACTGGAACACCTGGATGACACTATCTATGGTTTTTGCACAGAATATTACCCCATAGAAGAACTGCATCACATAAGTGGTTTATACAGAAAAGATTTCTTGCAAACCTGCTTGGATAAAGCACAGAACATTCATGAACTAAAAACATTAATAAACGATTATCTTAATGCACAAAACAATGTAGTCCTGTGTACATTATAG